From the genome of Denticeps clupeoides chromosome 4, fDenClu1.1, whole genome shotgun sequence, one region includes:
- the ndufs7 gene encoding NADH dehydrogenase [ubiquinone] iron-sulfur protein 7, mitochondrial codes for MEALVSRVSRLGSFSRTCSLYCHKQILPQNGLVPFREKSTAVASRPASAPSSKGEYVITKLDDLVNWARRSSLWPMTFGLACCAVEMMHMAAPRYDMDRFGVVFRASPRQADVMIVAGTLTNKMAPALRKVYDQMPEPRYVISMGSCANGGGYYHYSYAVVRGCDRIVPVDIYVPGCPPTAEALLYGCLQLQRKIKREKKMRIWYRK; via the exons ATGGAGGCGCTAG TGTCCCGTGTTTCCAGGTTGGGGAGCTTCAGCAG GACGTGCTCTCTTTATTGCCACAAGCAGATTTTACCGCAGAATGG CCTGGTTCCGTTCCGAGAGAAGAGTACAGCGGTGGCCAGCAGGCCTGCCTCAGCACCCAGCAGCAAGGGGGAGTATGTCATCACCAAGCTGGACGACCTGGTGAACTGGGCTCGCAGG AGCTCTTTGTGGCCCATGACGTTTGGCCTGGCGTGCTGCGCTGTGGAGATGATGCACATGGCGGCGCCCCGCTATGACATGGACCGCTTTGGCGTGGTGTTCAGAGCCAGCCCCAGACAGGCCGACGTCATGATCGTTGCTGGGACGCTTACAAATAAAATGGCCCCCGCACTGCGTAAG GTCTATGACCAAATGCCCGAGCCCAGATATGTGATTTCGATGGGAAG CTGTGCCAATGGAGGAGGTTACTACCACTACTCCTACGCTGTTGTGAGGGGCTGCGACCGCATCGTCCCTGTAGACATTTACGTCCCAG gcTGCCCACCCACGGCGGAGGCTCTGTTGTACGGTTGCCTGCAGCTGCAGAGGAAAATCAAACGGGAGAAGAAGATGCGCATTTGGTACCGCAAATGA